The following are from one region of the Sardina pilchardus chromosome 4, fSarPil1.1, whole genome shotgun sequence genome:
- the LOC134079037 gene encoding nuclear factor 7, brain-like, with product MASRQEEDLTCPVCTDIFKDPIVLSCSHSICKVCLQQFWENEGSRECPVCRRKSSKDWMSPNLALRKLCETLQEKIQTQVTCSLHKRKLEFFCQDDQQLVCLMCQDNLHKDHKFSPIDKAAVDVKEDLMVKLQEKLKAFKKAKDTCHVSAEYIKNYKSTEERFQCTLQDPERVSEALIDVAKHLDNLKVKVWEKMNDLVKYTPVTLDPNTAHPLLILSEDLTSVRLGDEVQQLPDNPERFDEYYSVLDFEGFNSGTHCWDVEVGENTMWHVGLMTESLQRKGDFSSMSGWWRVGYSGAKYDTRSSPQPSTLLTVQQKLQRIRVQLDWDRGELSFSDPDNNTLLHTLTHTFTERVFPYFALGCNVSPLRILPVKVSVALNPEDTKTNERILTTSN from the exons ATGGCTTCAAGGCAAGAAGAGGATCTTACCTGTCCTGTGTGCACAGATATCTTTAAAGATCCTATTGTCCTGTCATGTAGTCACAGCATCTGTAAAGTCTGTCTGCAGCAGTTCTGGGAGAACGAAGGATCCAGAGAATGTCCAGTCTGCAGGAGGAAATCATCAAAGGACTGGATGTCCCCAAATTTGGCACTAAGGAAGCTCTGTGAGACCTTACAAGAGAAGATTCAGACCCAAGTGACTTGCAGTCTGCACAAAAGAAAGCTAGAGTTCTTCTGTCAAGATGACCAGCAgcttgtgtgtctgatgtgtcaAGACAATTTACACAAAGACCACAAGTTCAGTCCCATTGACAAAGCAGCAGTTGATGTGAAG GAGGACCTCATGGTCAAACTGCAGGAGAAGCTGAAGGCTTTTAAGAAGGCCAAAGACACCTGTCATGTATCAGCGGAGTATATTAAG aactacaagagcacagaggaaag attccagtgcacactgcaggatccagagagggtttcagaaGCTCTGATCgatgtggcaaagcacctggaCAACCTGAAGGTCAaagtctgggagaagatgaaTGATCTTGTTAAATACA ctcctgtgactctggatcccaacactgcacacccacttctcatcctgtctgaggatctgaccagtgtgagatTAGGTGATGAGGTgcagcagcttcctgataacccagagagatttgatgagtATTACAGTGTCCTGGACTTtgagggctttaactcagggactcactgctgggatgtggaggttggggAGAACACAATGTGGCATGTGGGTTTGATGACAGAATCTCTCCAGAGGAAGGGGGACTTTAGCTCCATGAGTGGATGGTGGCGTGTGGGGTATAGTGGTGCAAAATATGATACAAGGTCTTCACCACAGccctccactctcctcacagtgcagcagaaactccagaggatcagagtgcagctggactgggacagaggagagctgtcattctctgaccctgataataacacactcctacacactctcacacacactttcactgagagagtTTTTCCATACTTTGCTCTTGGTTGCAACGTCTCTCCCTTGAGGATCTTACCAGTCAAAGTTTCAGTGGCCCTAAACCCTGAAGACACCAAAACTAATGAACGAATACTGACAACatcaaactag